From Halanaerobiaceae bacterium ANBcell28, one genomic window encodes:
- the ytvI gene encoding sporulation integral membrane protein YtvI: MKSFPIKLLYLTIMIIIIVLLLRFSLIYLTPFLLAIIFASIINPIVNRVENYFNINRKYAVLIVIICFAIMFVLIVFWIILQSYHELIYLWNDIPDYDSLLMNLNNLINENNNLQEIFESNIMNFLKENLGLNLQLIYNIMKENIAFLSSCFIDIITFLPMILLVIFLSFIATYFLLRDIDTINYHIINFFPSKIQKKVYNLEKEISISIIAFLRAQFILMLITAIISFLGLLIIGNNYALLIAVIIAVLDLIPILGPGLIFLPWIIFNILIGEFFIALKLLIIYTITAAFRQGFESKIIAYHLGFHPLAIMISFYLGYRIIGFTGFIIGPAVLILLRAIHNTDIFSDILIFKE, translated from the coding sequence ATGAAAAGTTTTCCAATAAAGTTACTTTATTTAACTATAATGATAATTATAATAGTTTTATTATTAAGATTTTCTCTTATTTATTTAACTCCATTTCTATTGGCAATTATCTTTGCTAGTATTATTAATCCCATTGTAAATAGAGTAGAAAATTATTTTAATATTAATAGAAAATATGCTGTCCTTATTGTTATTATTTGTTTTGCAATCATGTTTGTACTTATTGTTTTCTGGATAATATTACAAAGTTATCATGAATTGATTTATTTATGGAATGATATTCCTGATTATGATAGCTTGCTTATGAATTTGAATAATTTAATTAATGAAAATAATAATTTACAAGAAATATTTGAAAGTAATATTATGAATTTTTTAAAGGAAAATTTAGGCTTAAATTTACAATTGATTTATAATATAATGAAAGAAAATATTGCTTTTTTAAGTTCATGTTTTATAGATATTATTACATTTTTACCGATGATATTACTTGTGATTTTTCTGAGTTTTATTGCAACGTATTTTTTATTAAGAGATATAGATACTATTAACTATCATATTATTAATTTTTTTCCATCTAAAATACAAAAAAAAGTATATAACTTAGAAAAAGAAATTAGCATTTCTATAATTGCATTTTTAAGAGCACAGTTTATATTAATGTTAATTACTGCTATTATTTCTTTCTTAGGCTTGCTTATTATAGGAAATAATTATGCATTATTAATAGCTGTTATTATTGCAGTCCTTGATTTAATACCTATTCTAGGTCCAGGTTTGATTTTTCTTCCGTGGATAATATTTAATATTCTTATTGGAGAGTTTTTCATAGCTTTAAAATTGTTAATTATTTATACAATTACTGCAGCTTTTCGTCAGGGTTTTGAAAGCAAAATTATAGCTTATCATTTAGGTTTTCATCCACTTGCTATCATGATATCTTTTTATTTAGGTTACCGAATTATTGGTTTTACTGGATTTATAATTGGCCCTGCAGTTTTAATTCTATTAAGAGCTATACATAATACCGATATATTTTCAGATATATTAATTTTTAAGGAGTGA